Proteins co-encoded in one Tachysurus fulvidraco isolate hzauxx_2018 chromosome 17, HZAU_PFXX_2.0, whole genome shotgun sequence genomic window:
- the btk gene encoding tyrosine-protein kinase BTK isoform X2 produces MQKYHPCFWEDGVWKCCQQEVKQAMGCKVLEMKNGGFSVVSRRKSRKPLPPTPEEVKPSTSLFHESPKQHGFSVGMTVIAEYDYTPMAPQDLELKKDDEYTILEICDANWFRAKDNNGIEGYIPSNYVVEALNGLEKFEWYCKNMNRSQAENLLKTENKDGGFLVRDSGRYTGKYTVSVFTKGIGEVVGSCRHYNIISTQQGQFYLAEKHYFSNIPDLINYHQHNAAGLVSRLKYIVSTRAQNAPSTAGLGYGVWEIDPRQLTFIKELGNGQFGVVKYGKWQGRHDVAIKMIKEGSMSEDDFIEEAKVMMKLHHENLVQLYGVCTKQRPIYIVTEFLPNGCLLTHLREYLRHPSALQLLEMCKDVSEGMAYLESQQYIHRDLAARNCLVDSNGTVKVTDFGLSRYVLNDEYTSSAGSQFPVRWSPPEVLLYHKFSSKSDIWAFGILMWEVYTLGRMPYERLNNTEIVNEVTAGYRLYRPQMANDRIYSIMTKCWHEKPDERPSFQDLVMAIQDLLDNLH; encoded by the exons ATGCAGAAATACCACCCCTGTTTTTGGGAGGATGGAGTGTGGAAGTGTTGCCAGCAGGAAGTCAAGCAGGCTATGGGCTGCAAGGTGCTGGAAATGAAAAATGGAG GATTTTCCGTAGTATCTCGGCGTAAATCTAGGAAACCTCTCCCACCTACACCTGAAGAG GTTAAGCCCTCTACATCTTTGTTCCATGAGTCACCAAAGCAGCATGGCTTCTCAGTGGGTATGACAGTAATTGCAGAATATGACTACACTCCCATGGCACCCCAAGACTTGGAGTTGAAAAAGGATGACGAATACACAATTTTGGAAATATGTGATGCCAACTGGTTTAGAGCCAAAGACAATAATGG gatcGAGGGATATATTCCAAGTAACTATGTGGTTGAGGCCTTGAATGGTTTGGAGAAATTTGA ATGGTATTGCAAAAACATGAACCGCAGTCAAGCAGAAAATTTACTTAAGACTGAG AATAAAGATGGTGGCTTTCTGGTGCGAGACTCAGGAAGATACACTGGAAAATATACCGTCTCTGTTTTCACCAAGGGAATTGG AGAAGTGGTTGGCAGCTGCAGACACTACAACATAATATCCACTCAACAAGGACAGTTTTACCTGGCAGAGAAGCATTATTTCAGTAATATACCAGACCTCATCAATTACCACCAGCACAATGCTGCAG GACTTGTGAGCAGACTAAAATACATTGTGTCAACTCGAGCTCAGAATGCACCATCCACTGCAGGCCTGGGATATG GAGTCTGGGAGATTGATCCCCGCCAACTCACTTTTATCAAAGAATTAGGCAATGGGCAATTTGGGGTTGTTAAATATGGAAAGTGGCAGGGTCGGCATGATGTGGCCATAAAAATGATCAAGGAGGGTTCTATGTCAGAGGATGATTTCATCGAAGAGGCTAAAGTCATGAT GAAACTTCATCATGAAAATCTTGTTCAGCTATATGGTGTTTGCACAAAACAAAGACCTATTTACATAGTAACTGAGTTTCTTCCAAACGGATGCCTACTGACCCACTTACGGGAGTACCTGCGACACCCCTCTGCTCTTCAACTCCTTGAGATGTGTAAAGATGTGAGCGAAGGAATGGCCTACCTAGAATCCCAGCAGTACATTCACAGAGACCTT gcTGCCAGAAATTGTTTAGTTGATTCAAATGGGACTGTTAAAGTGACTGATTTTGGACTGtcacg GTATGTCCTTAATGATGAATATACTAGCTCTGCTGGCTCACAGTTCCCTGTACGCTGGTCACCTCCTGAAGTACTCCTTTACCACAAATTCAGCAGCAAGTCAGACATTTGGGCCTTTG GTATTTTAATGTGGGAAGTCTACACACTAGGTAGAATGCCATATGAACGTCTGAATAATACTGAAATAGTGAATGAAGTTACTGCTGGCTATAGACTGTATCGCCCTCAGATGGCCAACGATAGAATCTACTCCATAATGACCAAATGTTGGCATGAG aAACCAGATGAACGACCCTCATTTCAGGATCTTGTGATGGCCATTCAGGATTTGCTTGACAATCTCCACTAG